The Nocardioides conyzicola genome has a segment encoding these proteins:
- a CDS encoding DUF6167 family protein: MRRGLWFVAGAGTAAYVMVRGRRAAEVFTVDGLKDRLGALEVGARLFRDEVAQGQAAKESELRERLGLVPHGTPELSGGRHKAVSTGSTTESTEQHQEGSN, encoded by the coding sequence ATGAGACGAGGGCTCTGGTTCGTCGCCGGAGCCGGCACCGCCGCCTACGTGATGGTGCGGGGCCGGCGTGCGGCCGAGGTCTTCACCGTCGACGGGCTCAAGGACCGGCTCGGCGCGCTCGAGGTGGGTGCCCGGCTCTTCCGCGACGAGGTCGCGCAGGGCCAGGCGGCCAAGGAATCCGAGTTGCGCGAGCGCCTCGGGCTCGTGCCTCATGGGACACCAGAGCTCAGCGGGGGTCGCCACAAGGCGGTCTCGACAGGCTCGACCACCGAATCGACCGAACAGCACCAGGAAGGCAGCAACTGA
- a CDS encoding replication-associated recombination protein A has protein sequence MEDGLFETPGAAPRAGGGSLNANTHASAPLAVRMRPRTLEELVGQAQLRAPGSPLRRLVEGDQSMSLLLWGPPGTGKTTIASIVSQQTDRRFVEVSAVSAGVKEVRAAIDSARAELVATGRETVLFVDEVHRFSKAQQDGLLPGVENRWVTLIAATTENPFFSVIAPLLSRSLLLRLESLTDDDVRAVLDQALVDERGLGGKVKVEEEALEHLVRLAGGDARRSLTYLEASAGAATSQGLDTVDLATAETAVDRAAVRYDRQGDQHYDVVSAFIKSIRGSDVDAALHYLARMIEAGEDPRFITRRLMILASEDIGLADPTALPIAVAAAQTVQLIGMPEAQLTLAHATIALAVAPKSNAVTTAIGAAIADVRAGKIGHVPPALRDAHYAGAKKLGHGSAYKYSHDEPFGIAEQQYAPDVVLDRDYYQPTSLGAEASIKERWERVRRIIRGGGAR, from the coding sequence GTGGAAGACGGACTGTTCGAGACCCCCGGTGCGGCGCCTCGCGCCGGGGGCGGCTCGCTGAACGCGAACACACACGCGTCGGCGCCGCTCGCGGTCCGGATGCGACCGCGGACGCTCGAGGAGCTGGTCGGCCAGGCGCAGCTGCGCGCCCCCGGATCGCCGCTGCGGCGCCTGGTCGAGGGCGACCAGTCGATGTCCCTGCTGCTCTGGGGACCTCCGGGGACCGGGAAGACCACGATCGCCTCGATCGTCAGCCAGCAGACCGACCGTCGCTTCGTCGAGGTGTCCGCCGTGTCCGCGGGCGTCAAGGAGGTCCGGGCCGCGATCGACAGCGCGCGGGCCGAGCTCGTGGCCACCGGCCGCGAGACGGTGCTCTTCGTCGACGAGGTGCACCGGTTCAGCAAGGCCCAGCAGGACGGGCTCCTGCCGGGCGTCGAGAACCGCTGGGTCACGCTGATCGCTGCGACGACCGAGAACCCCTTCTTCAGCGTGATCGCGCCGCTGCTGTCACGCAGCCTGCTGCTGCGGCTGGAGTCGCTGACCGACGACGACGTACGCGCGGTCCTGGACCAGGCCCTGGTCGACGAGCGCGGCCTCGGCGGGAAGGTCAAGGTCGAGGAGGAGGCTCTCGAGCACCTGGTCCGGCTCGCCGGGGGAGACGCGCGACGGTCCCTGACCTACCTCGAGGCCTCGGCCGGCGCGGCGACGTCGCAGGGCCTGGACACCGTCGACCTGGCGACGGCCGAGACCGCCGTCGACCGGGCGGCGGTGCGCTACGACCGCCAGGGCGACCAGCACTACGACGTCGTCAGCGCCTTCATCAAGTCCATCCGAGGCTCCGACGTCGATGCGGCCCTCCACTACCTGGCCCGGATGATCGAGGCGGGGGAGGACCCGCGCTTCATCACGCGGCGGCTGATGATCCTGGCCTCCGAGGACATCGGGCTCGCCGACCCGACGGCGTTGCCGATCGCCGTCGCCGCGGCGCAGACCGTGCAGCTGATCGGGATGCCGGAGGCCCAGCTCACGCTGGCGCACGCGACCATCGCGCTGGCGGTCGCCCCGAAGTCCAACGCCGTGACCACCGCGATCGGTGCCGCGATCGCGGACGTCCGGGCCGGCAAGATCGGCCACGTCCCGCCGGCGCTGCGCGACGCGCACTACGCCGGCGCCAAGAAGCTCGGCCACGGCTCGGCGTACAAGTACAGCCACGACGAGCCCTTCGGCATCGCCGAGCAGCAGTACGCCCCCGACGTCGTGCTCGACCGTGACTACTACCAGCCCACCTCCCTCGGCGCGGAGGCGTCGATCAAGGAGCGCTGGGAACGTGTACGCCGGATCATCCGAGGCGGGGGCGCGCGATAG
- the ruvX gene encoding Holliday junction resolvase RuvX, with amino-acid sequence MRHGVRIGIDPGDARIGVARSDPSGFLASPVETVRRGKGDLARIAKILAAEQEESTVVEVVVGLPRSLSGREGPAAVKVREFADALARRVAPVPVRLVDERMTTVSAEAMLRDQGRRGSKRRAVVDQAAAVLILQHALDTERATGTAPGETLEEMR; translated from the coding sequence ATGCGCCACGGCGTACGGATCGGGATCGACCCCGGTGACGCCCGGATCGGGGTCGCGCGCAGCGACCCGTCGGGCTTCCTCGCGAGCCCGGTGGAGACGGTGCGCCGGGGCAAGGGCGACCTGGCCCGGATCGCCAAGATCCTGGCGGCGGAGCAGGAGGAGTCGACGGTGGTCGAGGTCGTCGTCGGCCTGCCGCGGTCCCTCTCTGGTCGCGAGGGTCCGGCGGCGGTCAAGGTCCGCGAGTTCGCAGACGCCCTCGCGCGCCGGGTGGCGCCGGTGCCGGTGCGACTCGTCGACGAGCGCATGACCACGGTGTCGGCGGAGGCTATGCTGCGCGACCAGGGTCGGAGGGGGAGCAAGCGGCGCGCCGTGGTCGACCAGGCCGCCGCCGTCCTGATCCTGCAACATGCACTGGACACCGAGCGCGCGACGGGGACCGCGCCCGGGGAGACCCTCGAGGAGATGCGATGA
- the alaS gene encoding alanine--tRNA ligase yields MDTAEIRRRFVAHFERDGHTPVPSASLLLDDPNLLFVNAGMVPFKPYFLGQETPPYDRATSVQKCVRTPDIEDVGKTTRHGTFFEMCGNFSFGDYFKEHAIELAWDLVTKPQSEGGWGFDEAKLYPSVYVDDPEAVALWRKITGLPDDRIARLGKSENYWSMGVPGPGGPCSEILIDRGPAYGADGDFSAEDRYLEFWNLVFMQDELSAVRSKEDFDISGSLPKKNIDTGMGLERVAFMTQGVENMYEIDVMFPVIQMAEQLTGRRYGADHEDDVRFRVIADHVRSSMMLIGDGVTPGNEARGYVLRRLLRRAVRSIRLLGYEDPALPELFPVSRDKMGETYTDLHTDWERISRVAYAEEETFRKTLQAGTQIFDLAALDVKKSGRTTLSGDQAFALHDTYGFPIDLTLEMASEAGLAVDEAGFRSLMAEQRERAKADARSKRGQHADTGVYRTVLDEHGPTEWLAYETLETESNALALLVGGTPARSLVAGDVGELVLDRTPFYAESGGQAADAGTIEFDGGRLEVLDVQRPIKGLVVHQVRVVDGEFTPGDHLLHAQVDPEWRTGARQAHSGTHVVHASLREVLGPSALQSGSYNRPGYLRLDFGWTTGLSPEQVRDIEQVANEALRADLPVGWQYMTLPEAKEWGAIALFGETYDNTKVRVVEIGGPWSRELCGGTHVDHSSQIGTIVVTGEASVGSGNRRIEAFTGVEGFRYLARERDVVAQLTGLLKTQPDDLVGRVGDLVERLRTAEKEIEKARVGQLLSGGGQLASGAAKVGPVNLVAHRVDGAGGGDVRTLALDVRGRLPQGEPGVVVIIGAADGKVSVVAAVNDDARARGLSANDLVRAVGPLVGGKGGGKDDVAQGGGTDVSRIDEALAVVAAEVGRVAAG; encoded by the coding sequence ATGGACACCGCGGAGATCCGCCGGAGGTTCGTGGCTCACTTCGAGCGCGACGGCCACACCCCGGTGCCCTCGGCCTCGCTGCTGCTCGACGACCCGAACCTGCTCTTCGTCAACGCCGGCATGGTGCCGTTCAAGCCCTACTTCCTCGGCCAGGAGACCCCGCCGTACGACCGCGCCACCAGCGTGCAGAAGTGCGTGCGCACGCCCGACATCGAGGACGTCGGCAAGACGACCCGGCACGGCACGTTCTTCGAGATGTGCGGCAACTTCTCCTTCGGCGACTACTTCAAGGAGCACGCGATCGAGCTCGCGTGGGACCTCGTCACCAAGCCGCAGTCCGAGGGCGGCTGGGGCTTCGACGAGGCCAAGCTCTACCCCAGCGTGTACGTCGACGACCCGGAGGCGGTCGCGCTCTGGCGCAAGATCACCGGGCTGCCCGACGACCGGATCGCGCGGCTCGGCAAGTCCGAGAACTACTGGTCGATGGGCGTGCCCGGCCCCGGAGGCCCGTGCTCGGAGATCCTGATCGACCGCGGCCCGGCGTACGGCGCGGACGGTGACTTCTCCGCCGAGGACCGCTACCTGGAGTTCTGGAACCTGGTCTTCATGCAGGACGAGCTCAGCGCCGTCCGCAGCAAGGAGGACTTCGACATCTCGGGGTCGCTCCCGAAGAAGAACATCGACACCGGCATGGGTCTCGAGCGGGTCGCGTTCATGACGCAGGGCGTCGAGAACATGTACGAGATCGACGTGATGTTCCCGGTCATCCAGATGGCCGAGCAGCTCACCGGCCGCCGGTACGGCGCCGACCACGAGGACGACGTGCGCTTCCGCGTCATCGCCGACCACGTGCGCAGCTCGATGATGCTGATCGGCGACGGCGTCACGCCCGGCAACGAGGCGCGCGGCTACGTGCTGCGCCGCCTGCTGCGCCGCGCGGTCCGCTCGATCCGCCTGCTCGGCTACGAGGACCCGGCGCTGCCCGAGCTGTTCCCGGTCAGCCGCGACAAGATGGGCGAGACCTACACCGACCTGCACACCGACTGGGAGCGGATCTCGCGGGTCGCGTACGCCGAGGAGGAGACGTTCCGCAAGACGCTCCAGGCCGGCACCCAGATCTTCGACCTCGCCGCGCTGGACGTGAAGAAGTCCGGGAGGACGACGCTGTCGGGCGACCAGGCGTTCGCGCTGCACGACACGTACGGCTTCCCGATCGACCTGACGCTGGAGATGGCTTCCGAGGCGGGGCTCGCGGTCGACGAGGCGGGCTTCCGCTCGCTCATGGCCGAGCAGCGCGAGCGGGCCAAGGCCGACGCCCGCTCCAAGCGCGGCCAGCACGCCGACACCGGCGTCTACCGCACCGTGCTCGACGAGCACGGACCGACGGAGTGGCTCGCGTACGAGACCCTCGAGACCGAGTCCAACGCGCTCGCGCTGCTCGTCGGGGGTACGCCGGCGAGGTCGCTCGTCGCGGGCGACGTCGGCGAGCTGGTGCTCGACCGCACGCCGTTCTACGCCGAGTCCGGCGGCCAGGCGGCCGACGCGGGCACGATCGAGTTCGACGGCGGCCGGCTCGAGGTCCTCGACGTCCAGCGCCCGATCAAGGGCCTCGTCGTGCACCAGGTGCGCGTCGTCGACGGCGAGTTCACGCCCGGCGACCACCTCCTGCACGCGCAGGTCGACCCCGAGTGGCGCACCGGCGCGCGGCAGGCGCACTCCGGCACCCACGTGGTGCACGCCTCGCTGCGCGAGGTGCTAGGCCCCTCGGCGCTGCAGTCCGGCTCCTACAACCGGCCCGGCTACCTGCGCCTCGACTTCGGCTGGACCACGGGCCTGTCGCCGGAGCAGGTCCGCGACATCGAGCAGGTCGCCAACGAGGCCCTGCGTGCCGACCTCCCGGTCGGCTGGCAGTACATGACGCTCCCCGAGGCCAAGGAGTGGGGCGCGATCGCGCTCTTCGGCGAGACCTACGACAACACCAAGGTGCGCGTCGTCGAGATCGGGGGCCCCTGGTCGCGCGAGCTCTGCGGCGGCACGCACGTGGACCACTCCTCGCAGATCGGCACGATCGTCGTCACCGGCGAGGCCTCGGTCGGATCGGGCAACCGGCGCATCGAGGCGTTCACCGGCGTGGAGGGCTTCCGGTACCTCGCCCGCGAGCGCGACGTCGTCGCGCAGCTCACCGGTCTGCTCAAGACCCAGCCCGACGACCTGGTCGGCCGCGTCGGCGACCTGGTCGAGCGGCTGCGCACCGCCGAGAAGGAGATCGAGAAGGCCCGCGTCGGTCAGCTGCTCTCCGGTGGCGGCCAGCTGGCGAGCGGCGCGGCCAAGGTCGGACCGGTCAACCTGGTCGCGCACCGCGTCGACGGCGCGGGCGGCGGCGACGTGCGCACCCTCGCGCTCGACGTCCGCGGTCGGCTGCCGCAGGGGGAGCCGGGCGTGGTCGTCATCATCGGCGCCGCCGACGGCAAGGTCTCGGTGGTCGCCGCGGTCAACGACGACGCGCGGGCTCGCGGGCTGAGCGCCAACGACCTGGTCCGCGCTGTCGGGCCGCTGGTGGGTGGCAAGGGTGGCGGCAAGGACGACGTCGCCCAGGGCGGCGGCACCGACGTCTCCCGCATCGACGAGGCGCTGGCGGTGGTGGCCGCCGAGGTCGGCCGCGTCGCGGCCGGCTGA